In Felis catus isolate Fca126 chromosome C2, F.catus_Fca126_mat1.0, whole genome shotgun sequence, a single window of DNA contains:
- the ANAPC13 gene encoding anaphase-promoting complex subunit 13: MDSEVQRDGRILDLIDDAWREDKLPYEDVAIPLNELPEPEQDNGGTTESVKEQEMKWTDLALQYLHENVPPVGN; the protein is encoded by the exons ATGGACAGTGAGGTACAGAGAGATGGAAGGATCTTGGATTTGATTGACGATGCCTGGCGAGAAGACAAGCTGCCGTATGAGGATGTTGCAATACCACTG AACGAGCTTCCTGAACCGGAACAGGACAACGGTGGCACCACAGAATCTGTTAAAGAGCAAGAAATGAAGTGGACCGACTTGGCCTTACAGTACCTCCATGAGAATGTTCCCCCTGTAGGAAACTAA